A part of Streptomyces sp. NBC_00557 genomic DNA contains:
- a CDS encoding GNAT family N-acetyltransferase gives MTVTVRDLRPDDRSDVETFAHVRHLALPYILWTPAGILHTLTRTPPEARFRSLVAEEDGEVLGTAQVSLAYDSPEPGQGLLNIYVHPDRVRRGAGGLLVRAAEEHLAGHGATRLFAWLLDTPANRAFAERRGYHAGRSAHFLRLDLRRTPLPPLPALPAGVELRTAADFAEDPRPLFELDAQTTADEPSDVDTEFTDYQAWLAETWEHPLLDRELTTVVLADGRPAAFSVAYTDGGSRYGTAMTGTARAHRGRGLAKLAKIHSLYRARAAGLAEAFTGNDAGNGPMIAINKRLGYEICATEVRYVRELA, from the coding sequence ATGACTGTGACCGTGCGCGACCTGCGCCCCGACGACCGGTCCGATGTGGAGACCTTCGCACACGTACGGCATCTCGCTCTGCCGTACATCCTGTGGACCCCGGCGGGCATTCTGCACACGCTCACCCGCACCCCGCCCGAGGCCCGCTTCAGGTCCCTCGTCGCGGAGGAGGACGGCGAGGTGCTCGGCACCGCGCAGGTGAGCCTCGCGTACGACAGCCCGGAGCCGGGCCAGGGGCTGCTCAACATCTACGTGCACCCGGACCGTGTCCGGCGCGGAGCGGGCGGGCTCCTGGTCCGCGCGGCCGAGGAACACCTGGCCGGGCACGGTGCGACCAGGTTGTTCGCCTGGCTGCTGGACACGCCGGCCAACCGTGCTTTCGCCGAGCGGCGCGGCTACCACGCCGGCCGCTCGGCCCACTTCCTCCGCCTGGACCTGAGACGCACCCCTCTGCCCCCGCTGCCGGCGCTCCCGGCAGGCGTCGAGCTGCGCACCGCCGCCGACTTCGCCGAGGACCCGCGTCCGCTGTTCGAGCTGGACGCACAGACGACGGCGGACGAACCGAGCGACGTGGACACCGAGTTCACCGACTACCAGGCCTGGCTCGCGGAGACCTGGGAACATCCGCTGCTCGACCGGGAGCTGACGACGGTCGTCCTGGCCGACGGCCGCCCGGCCGCCTTCAGCGTGGCCTACACCGACGGCGGATCACGGTACGGCACCGCCATGACCGGCACCGCCCGCGCCCACCGCGGGCGTGGCCTGGCCAAGCTCGCCAAGATCCACTCGCTGTACCGGGCCCGCGCCGCCGGTCTCGCCGAGGCCTTCACCGGCAACGACGCGGGCAACGGGCCCATGATCGCGATCAACAAGCGGCTGGGGTACGAGATCTGCGCGACGGAGGTGCGCTATGTCCGCGAACTGGCCTGA
- a CDS encoding DUF402 domain-containing protein produces the protein MSANWPEPADRLEVVLVKAGRTKIRYPAELLQDDGTRIAVRAPWAGSGVRDFGFVRFEPGDLFTEYYWRNRWYSVKEVRAVDGTVKGWYCDITRPAVRTGGELVVEDLDLDLWRSADGTDVRRLDEDEFAESGLARTDPEAASAAVAALEELEGLARTAGFDGLLA, from the coding sequence ATGTCCGCGAACTGGCCTGAACCGGCGGACCGGTTGGAGGTCGTCCTGGTCAAGGCTGGCCGGACGAAGATCCGTTACCCGGCCGAGCTGCTCCAGGACGACGGCACCCGCATCGCCGTACGCGCCCCGTGGGCGGGCTCCGGCGTCCGCGACTTCGGCTTCGTCCGCTTCGAGCCGGGCGACCTGTTCACCGAGTACTACTGGCGGAACCGGTGGTACTCGGTGAAGGAGGTGCGCGCCGTCGACGGCACCGTGAAGGGCTGGTACTGCGACATCACCCGTCCGGCCGTCCGCACCGGCGGTGAGCTGGTCGTGGAGGACCTCGACCTGGACCTGTGGCGCTCCGCGGACGGCACGGACGTACGGCGTCTGGACGAGGACGAGTTCGCCGAGAGCGGTCTGGCGCGGACGGATCCCGAGGCCGCGTCCGCCGCCGTGGCCGCCCTCGAGGAGCTGGAGGGACTGGCCCGCACCGCCGGCTTCGACGGCCTGCTCGCCTGA
- a CDS encoding GNAT family N-acetyltransferase yields the protein MIEKNAEGVRAAVAADVAAVEAVTDAAYRPYTERIGVVPQPMEADHAANVAAGKVFVTGEPVHGLVVIEARPGHLFLDSIAVHPDAHGTGAGRRLLHFVDARARELGLGEIRLYTNALMWENQKIYPKYGYEVVERRVDGPYDRIHYRKRLD from the coding sequence ATGATCGAGAAGAACGCGGAGGGCGTCCGGGCGGCCGTCGCCGCCGATGTGGCGGCCGTCGAGGCCGTGACGGACGCGGCCTACCGCCCCTACACCGAGCGCATCGGCGTGGTGCCTCAGCCCATGGAGGCCGACCACGCCGCGAACGTGGCCGCCGGCAAGGTGTTCGTCACCGGCGAGCCCGTCCACGGGCTGGTCGTGATCGAGGCGCGCCCCGGCCATCTCTTCCTGGACAGCATCGCCGTCCACCCCGACGCCCACGGCACCGGCGCCGGACGCCGTCTGCTGCACTTCGTCGACGCACGCGCGCGTGAGCTGGGCCTCGGCGAGATCAGGCTCTACACGAACGCGTTGATGTGGGAGAACCAGAAGATCTACCCGAAGTACGGATACGAGGTCGTGGAACGCCGTGTCGACGGACCCTACGACCGGATCCACTACCGCAAGCGGCTGGACTGA
- a CDS encoding restriction endonuclease → MDLEQALEQFDAVDANLRRLEKVWEELRQLVPDGVVFAGGSPEDRRYQDLCRAYRQILTGLPPIGDFCITSAPESLNVIAQNRLDAQEVGFSEALVSVEEGIDQPAQEIDEYRFRLNQARRELIRERVLQLASQINSLLPELKDRVASDNQPVEDDDWHSFVRAYTEIERLTGGSVPKKARWQYVRRHIAWGQGQDLHDIARLDWPSVWKEIQNSLYSEFEALPVQVDNLASLVAAKPTGPVTIKLNWSAISADDFERLLFNLVADARDYTNPQWLMHTNAPDRGRDISVERIAVDSLSGTKNQRVIIQAKHWQSKSVTVADISEATAQMSLWEPPAVHALVFATSGRFTADAVAWVEKHNENDEHPHIEMWPDSHLELLLASRPHLAAEFKLR, encoded by the coding sequence GTGGATCTGGAACAAGCCCTCGAACAGTTCGACGCCGTAGACGCCAACCTTCGGAGACTCGAAAAGGTATGGGAGGAGCTGCGCCAACTCGTCCCCGATGGCGTTGTGTTCGCCGGTGGCAGCCCTGAAGATCGCCGCTACCAAGATCTCTGCCGCGCCTATCGCCAGATCCTGACCGGCCTCCCACCAATCGGTGACTTCTGCATCACATCCGCGCCAGAGAGCCTTAACGTCATTGCACAGAATCGGCTGGACGCCCAAGAAGTCGGCTTCTCTGAAGCGCTCGTATCAGTGGAAGAAGGCATCGACCAACCCGCGCAGGAGATTGATGAGTACCGTTTTCGCCTCAATCAAGCACGACGCGAACTCATCCGTGAACGTGTGCTGCAGCTGGCGAGCCAGATAAACAGTTTGCTCCCAGAACTGAAGGATCGCGTCGCTTCTGACAATCAGCCAGTAGAGGATGACGACTGGCACAGCTTTGTCCGGGCGTACACCGAGATCGAGCGGCTGACTGGTGGCTCGGTGCCCAAGAAGGCTCGTTGGCAGTATGTACGGAGACACATTGCCTGGGGTCAGGGACAAGACCTGCACGACATCGCGAGGCTTGATTGGCCCTCAGTTTGGAAGGAGATTCAGAACAGCCTCTACTCGGAGTTTGAAGCGCTTCCTGTGCAAGTCGACAACCTGGCATCACTCGTCGCTGCAAAGCCAACTGGGCCGGTCACAATCAAGTTGAATTGGAGTGCGATCTCTGCTGACGACTTTGAACGACTGTTGTTCAACCTGGTCGCGGATGCAAGGGACTACACCAACCCGCAGTGGCTCATGCACACCAATGCTCCTGATCGCGGGCGTGACATCTCGGTTGAACGCATCGCCGTCGATAGCCTCAGCGGCACGAAGAATCAGCGGGTCATCATTCAGGCGAAGCACTGGCAGAGCAAGTCAGTAACCGTCGCTGATATCTCCGAAGCCACCGCACAGATGAGTCTCTGGGAACCACCAGCGGTTCACGCGCTCGTGTTCGCAACGAGCGGCCGGTTCACTGCCGATGCTGTTGCATGGGTCGAGAAGCACAACGAGAACGACGAGCACCCGCATATTGAGATGTGGCCAGACAGTCACTTGGAACTACTGCTCGCCAGTCGTCCCCACCTGGCAGCGGAGTTCAAGTTGCGGTGA
- a CDS encoding GH39 family glycosyl hydrolase: MGRHGWDSDTRRWRLTALLGVGAAVLALAVTLFGTLSGGPSTAGTIRDGDKVHGTPASPRATPEPYVGWGFTHTQYSADEGAGAATERVRKLLAQDGGLAQNQAIMGWGADNPEPVEGHYDFGALDRRVDFIRASGGTPVITLCCSPDWMKGGKPGVDNTNWSQAALETAPTPGHYRDFADLAATVARRYPDVKHFIVWNEFKGFWNDTKSRWDYEGYTTMYNLVYRALKKVDKDIMVGGPYLVMDSLDPRDPNASGALKGPWGAMDQRVLDAFSYWNAHKAGADFTVVDGSSYTNDDELLPDEFAATGKLTAVGAWVRRQTHDLPLWWAEYYVEPADSKDDRKGWTEPHRVAVQATGMIALVKGGADSGFYWNPEEKTGSGCAGCLWTPTDSAGGGTALPMFDLVSRFARAFPPGTRYETVPVAPDDVPNVRVLATARTALVVNTLNRTISAQVDGRRFDMGPYEVKWLDR, from the coding sequence ATGGGACGTCATGGGTGGGATTCTGATACTCGGCGGTGGCGGCTCACCGCCCTGCTCGGTGTGGGCGCCGCCGTACTGGCGCTGGCGGTGACCCTGTTCGGCACGCTGTCCGGCGGGCCCAGCACGGCCGGCACCATCCGCGACGGCGACAAGGTGCACGGCACCCCCGCGAGCCCCCGCGCGACACCGGAGCCGTACGTCGGCTGGGGCTTCACGCACACCCAGTACAGCGCCGACGAAGGCGCCGGCGCGGCCACGGAGCGCGTGCGCAAGCTGCTGGCGCAGGACGGCGGGCTGGCGCAGAACCAGGCCATCATGGGCTGGGGCGCCGACAATCCCGAACCGGTCGAGGGACACTACGACTTCGGCGCGCTGGACCGCCGTGTCGACTTCATCCGCGCCTCCGGCGGCACCCCGGTCATCACCCTGTGCTGCTCCCCGGACTGGATGAAGGGCGGCAAGCCCGGCGTCGACAACACGAACTGGAGCCAGGCGGCGCTGGAGACGGCGCCCACCCCCGGCCACTACCGGGACTTCGCCGACCTCGCCGCGACCGTCGCCCGGCGCTATCCGGACGTGAAGCACTTCATCGTCTGGAACGAGTTCAAGGGCTTCTGGAACGACACCAAGTCGCGCTGGGACTACGAGGGTTACACGACGATGTACAACCTCGTGTACCGGGCGCTGAAGAAGGTCGACAAGGACATCATGGTCGGCGGGCCGTACCTGGTGATGGACAGCCTCGACCCGCGCGACCCGAACGCCTCCGGCGCGCTGAAGGGGCCCTGGGGCGCCATGGACCAGCGGGTCCTCGACGCCTTCTCCTACTGGAACGCGCACAAGGCGGGCGCCGACTTCACCGTGGTCGACGGCTCCAGCTACACCAACGACGACGAGCTGCTGCCCGACGAGTTCGCCGCCACCGGCAAGCTGACGGCCGTCGGCGCGTGGGTACGGCGGCAGACGCACGACCTGCCGCTGTGGTGGGCCGAGTACTACGTGGAGCCCGCCGACAGCAAGGACGACCGCAAGGGCTGGACCGAGCCGCACCGGGTGGCCGTGCAGGCCACGGGCATGATCGCGCTGGTCAAGGGCGGCGCCGACTCCGGCTTCTACTGGAACCCGGAGGAGAAGACCGGCTCCGGCTGCGCCGGCTGCCTGTGGACGCCCACCGACAGCGCGGGCGGCGGCACGGCCCTGCCCATGTTCGACCTGGTGTCCCGGTTCGCCAGGGCGTTCCCGCCCGGCACCCGATACGAGACGGTGCCGGTCGCACCGGACGACGTGCCCAACGTCCGCGTCCTGGCCACCGCCAGGACGGCGCTGGTGGTCAACACCCTGAACCGGACGATCAGCGCCCAGGTCGACGGCAGGCGGTTCGACATGGGGCCGTACGAGGTGAAGTGGCTCGACCGCTGA
- a CDS encoding ARPP-2 domain-containing protein, producing the protein MPPVRDFRARIPGARIHSLARLRTAVAEQEHSWARFHEQGRTRAG; encoded by the coding sequence ATGCCGCCGGTGCGGGACTTCCGGGCCCGCATCCCCGGCGCGCGCATCCACTCCCTGGCCCGCCTGCGCACGGCGGTTGCGGAACAGGAGCACTCCTGGGCGCGTTTCCACGAGCAAGGGCGGACCCGGGCCGGATGA
- a CDS encoding DUF5925 domain-containing protein, with protein sequence MSANPHDALPIRLNVDDSDSPSDVVDALFLGRFATGEQPYSHAVNIDRVRSGATLLPDGARVLRVARDDDRSATLAEGDGWTLLVSRWSRGADVTVTATSAELAEKVLDQATDGAADEPEPQPENVTMGFWYVSPRRGPHRTTRQISAGTWDEVRPNYTAPVAQAMDRLMRTTPEDIAGRLLLLHGPPGTGKTSALRTLARSWRDWCQVDCVLDPERLFSDVGYLMDIAIGEEDGAGKGRWRLLLLEDCDELIRGEAKHTAGQALSRLLNLTDGLLGQGRNVLVGVTTNEDLERLHPAVVRPGRCLARIEVGRLTRREAVEWLGTEEGVGRDGATLAELYALRRGTAPASVPGARDGADAGLYL encoded by the coding sequence ATGTCTGCGAACCCACACGACGCTCTGCCGATCCGGCTCAACGTCGACGACTCCGACTCGCCCTCCGACGTCGTCGACGCGCTGTTCCTCGGCCGCTTCGCGACGGGCGAGCAGCCGTACTCGCACGCGGTGAACATCGACCGCGTCCGCTCCGGCGCGACCCTGCTGCCCGACGGCGCCCGGGTGCTCCGGGTCGCCCGCGACGACGACCGCAGCGCCACCCTCGCCGAGGGCGACGGCTGGACCCTGCTGGTGTCCCGCTGGAGCCGCGGCGCGGACGTCACGGTGACCGCGACCAGCGCGGAACTCGCCGAGAAGGTCCTCGACCAGGCCACGGACGGCGCCGCCGACGAGCCCGAGCCCCAGCCCGAGAACGTGACGATGGGCTTCTGGTACGTCTCCCCGCGGCGCGGCCCGCACCGCACCACCCGGCAGATCTCCGCGGGCACCTGGGACGAGGTCCGGCCCAACTACACCGCGCCGGTGGCGCAGGCGATGGACCGGCTGATGCGGACGACCCCCGAGGACATCGCGGGCCGTCTGCTCCTGCTGCACGGACCGCCGGGCACGGGCAAGACCTCCGCGCTGCGCACGCTGGCCCGCTCCTGGCGCGACTGGTGCCAGGTCGACTGCGTCCTGGACCCGGAGCGGCTGTTCAGCGACGTCGGCTATCTGATGGACATCGCGATCGGCGAGGAGGACGGCGCGGGCAAGGGCCGCTGGCGGCTGCTGCTGCTGGAGGACTGCGACGAACTGATCCGCGGCGAGGCCAAGCACACCGCGGGCCAGGCCCTGTCCCGGCTGCTGAACCTCACCGACGGCCTGCTCGGCCAGGGCCGCAACGTCCTGGTCGGCGTCACCACCAACGAGGACCTGGAGCGGCTCCACCCGGCCGTGGTCCGCCCGGGCCGCTGCCTGGCCCGCATCGAGGTGGGCCGGCTGACCCGGCGCGAGGCCGTGGAGTGGCTCGGCACCGAGGAGGGCGTCGGGCGGGACGGGGCGACGCTGGCCGAGCTGTACGCACTGCGCCGGGGCACGGCGCCGGCCTCGGTGCCGGGGGCGCGCGACGGCGCGGACGCGGGCCTGTACCTGTAG
- a CDS encoding DUF72 domain-containing protein → MTLLVGTSGWQYKDWRDLVYPAGVPARLWLEEYTRLFATVEINNAFYRLPSYETFAAWRERVPEDFVVAVKASRFLTHIKRLKEPEEPVHRLMSHAAGLGDRLGPVLLQLPPTLRADPALLDACLACFPSGTRVAVEPRHESWWTPEVRAVLSARGAALCWADVLARPVTPLWRTADWGYVRFHQGRAQPWPRYGRRSLETWVDRIRTVWERGEDVYAYFNNDPGGAAVQDAVAFGRAAERAGLTVTRVPEPAQRR, encoded by the coding sequence GTGACCTTGCTCGTCGGCACCTCCGGGTGGCAGTACAAGGACTGGCGGGACCTCGTCTATCCGGCCGGGGTCCCGGCGCGGCTGTGGCTGGAGGAGTACACGCGCCTCTTCGCGACGGTGGAGATCAACAACGCGTTCTACCGGCTGCCGTCCTACGAGACCTTCGCGGCGTGGCGGGAGCGGGTGCCGGAGGACTTCGTGGTCGCGGTCAAGGCCAGCCGGTTCCTCACCCACATCAAGCGCCTGAAGGAGCCGGAGGAGCCGGTCCACCGCCTGATGAGCCACGCGGCGGGCCTCGGCGACCGCCTGGGCCCGGTCCTGCTCCAGCTTCCGCCGACCCTGCGCGCGGACCCGGCCCTGCTGGACGCCTGCCTGGCCTGCTTCCCGTCCGGCACGAGGGTCGCGGTCGAGCCGCGCCACGAGTCCTGGTGGACACCCGAGGTGCGCGCGGTCCTGTCGGCCCGGGGCGCGGCCCTGTGCTGGGCGGACGTCCTGGCCCGCCCGGTCACCCCGCTGTGGCGCACCGCCGACTGGGGTTACGTCCGCTTCCACCAGGGCCGCGCCCAGCCGTGGCCCCGCTACGGCAGGCGGTCCCTGGAGACATGGGTCGACCGCATCAGGACGGTGTGGGAGCGGGGAGAGGACGTGTACGCCTATTTCAACAACGACCCGGGCGGCGCGGCGGTACAGGACGCGGTGGCATTCGGAAGGGCGGCGGAACGGGCGGGGTTGACGGTCACACGCGTTCCGGAGCCCGCGCAACGCCGGTGA
- a CDS encoding class I SAM-dependent methyltransferase: protein MTNPQENTDAPGAPEIDWDAEAAAFDEEPDHGLRDPATRAAWAARLGSWLPGRPADVLDLGCGTGSLSLLAAEQGHRVTGVDASPAMVERARAKLAGRDAVVLHGQAASPPVGEQRFDVVLVRHVLWTLPRPDRVLRHWRDLLRPRGRFVLVEGVWGAAHPVGIPAGRLAALLAPLAADIRVERLSGDSVLWGKEVEDERYALVATV from the coding sequence ATGACGAATCCGCAGGAGAACACGGATGCGCCGGGTGCCCCCGAGATCGACTGGGACGCCGAGGCCGCGGCCTTCGACGAGGAGCCGGACCACGGCCTGCGCGACCCCGCGACCCGCGCGGCCTGGGCGGCGCGGCTCGGCTCCTGGCTGCCCGGGCGCCCCGCCGACGTCCTCGACCTCGGCTGCGGCACCGGCAGCCTGTCGCTCCTCGCGGCCGAGCAGGGACACCGGGTGACGGGCGTCGACGCGTCACCGGCGATGGTCGAGCGGGCCCGCGCCAAGCTCGCCGGCCGCGACGCCGTCGTCCTGCACGGCCAGGCCGCGTCCCCGCCGGTCGGGGAGCAGCGCTTCGACGTCGTCCTCGTACGGCACGTGCTGTGGACGCTGCCCCGGCCCGACCGGGTGCTGCGGCACTGGCGCGACCTGTTGCGCCCCCGAGGCCGCTTCGTGCTGGTCGAGGGCGTCTGGGGCGCGGCGCACCCGGTGGGCATCCCCGCCGGCCGGCTCGCCGCCCTCCTGGCGCCGCTCGCCGCGGACATACGCGTGGAGCGACTGTCCGGCGACTCGGTGTTGTGGGGGAAGGAGGTGGAGGACGAACGGTACGCGCTGGTGGCGACGGTGTGA
- a CDS encoding GntR family transcriptional regulator, with the protein MSLKIRIDDSAPPYEQVRAQISEQARSGALPVGYRLPTVRGLAESLGLAVNTVAKAYRALESDGVIETRGRNGTFVAAAGSAAEREASLAAQAYVERVRRLGLGEPEALAAVRDALRAAYGG; encoded by the coding sequence GTGAGCCTGAAGATCCGCATCGATGACAGCGCGCCCCCGTACGAGCAGGTGCGGGCGCAGATTTCCGAGCAGGCGCGGTCCGGGGCGCTGCCGGTGGGGTACCGGCTGCCGACCGTGCGGGGGCTGGCCGAGTCCCTGGGCCTCGCGGTGAACACGGTGGCCAAGGCGTACCGGGCGCTGGAGAGCGACGGGGTGATCGAGACGCGGGGGCGCAACGGAACGTTCGTGGCCGCCGCCGGCTCGGCCGCGGAACGTGAGGCGTCCCTGGCCGCTCAGGCGTACGTCGAGCGGGTGCGGCGGCTGGGGCTGGGGGAGCCGGAGGCGCTGGCCGCCGTGCGGGACGCCCTGCGGGCGGCTTACGGGGGGTAG